A genomic stretch from Scatophagus argus isolate fScaArg1 chromosome 19, fScaArg1.pri, whole genome shotgun sequence includes:
- the rps6kc1 gene encoding ribosomal protein S6 kinase delta-1 isoform X2 — protein MISQRDRGELARFYTVTDPKKHQKGYTVYKVTARIISRKNPEDVQEITVWKRYSDFRKLHQNLWQLHKNVCSQSELFPPFARAKVFGRFDDSVIEERRQCSEDLLQFSANIPALYSSQHIQDFFKGGEVHDGSELIGPAEPFSDFLADSLSDCSSDVQRDISGADDLTITSEYGGPSSDSDLTSLAVDTDSLAGLDDGMASGRTSPNQPQGGATNISSSCSPRLSSLHDHHTPSPASAPASSAPNPEVSWPGRTPIFSGSLKKASGGKPKDAKSDYLDRASELISLAVQKEKEQDFQAAFSCYRSGVDLLLQGVQGEPSPTRREAVKKKTAEYLMRAEQISSQHLRSNMGQGSTQTVALGAQCCPSTSRGGRQSPSEELRAYRVLGVIDKVLLVMDKRTQETLILKGLRKSSECGLTKRTIMPHSVPHMVQLRKFVVSEDTVFLLLQYAEGGKLWSHIGKYLRNSSPDESFDIPFIQKSHTTAIHSPQHAVPQLDMGSVSSGSGPVPCSDSVSGLQNEVKNLITSPQRNVLPPRLIEQIGAQSDSGATSEEECTTSYLTLCNEYEQEKVEPDALEEEEEKSEQEMLSLEVPVGTTTTSSRSRSLLSNDSLSSPVSSQELGFFTESSDKSGHTLDNEQYHNEGQDHNEVFSPLPSPAVPLSLDQSKHTPMEFFRIDSKDSASEATCLDLGEQRTSHKQVPVFSTSDLGSDVTEDLPELAQEVKGHSLELWGLDCSDKGSNESVPVISFEEAVVEDEGHPPDLLVNLPVMSGTVHCFQEELEASGVCLGLEATASPQKFIQPDVLQLHSQPEEGEDEMLEQELSSLCTASATCDNSVASSSPFNSVWDDSGLVFGQEASDNMLVHPACQNNDLPIDLPVTNSLNEKLEASTRVNTDLVLHPSGSSTGSIPSANGTEACAVVKSLLGLDGQTSQDISNTGGSEFDKEVSRLFAELDELSLAASQARIPEEFVRYWAAEMVTALDSLHQEGIVCRDLNPNNILLDHQGHVQLTYFCSWSDVEESCDKEAIVNMYCAPAEEPGPWAHSRDPGSQPSGESRAEAEGS, from the exons ATGATATCGCAGCGGGACAGAGGAGAACTTGCTCGGTTTTATACTGTCACGGATCCTAAGAAGCACCAGAAAGGCTATACTGTGTACAAAGTCACCGCAAGG ATAATCTCCAGGAAGAACCCAGAGGATGTCCAAGAG aTAACAGTATGGAAGAGATACAGTGATTTCCGGAAGCTTCATCAAAACCTCTGGCAGCTGCACAAGAATGTATGTAGCCAGTCGGAGCTGTTTCCTCCCTTTGCCAGGGCCAAAGTGTTTG GTCGTTTTGATGACTCAGTAATTGAGGAAAGAAGACAGTGCTCTGAGGATCTGCTACAGTTTTCAGCCAATATTCCTGCTCTCTATAGTAGTCAGCACATCCAAGATTTTTTCAAG gGAGGTGAGGTCCACGACGGCTCAGAGCTCATTGGACCAGCTGAGCCGTTTTCTGACTTCCTGGCCGACAGTTTATCAGACTGCAGCTCTGACG ttcaAAGAGACATCAGTGGTGCGGATGATTTAACGATCACATCTGAGTATGGAG GCCCGTCCAGTGACAGCGACCTGACCTCTCTGGCTGTGGATACAGACTCTTTGGCTGGATTAGACGATGGCATGGCCTCAGGCCGCACCTCCCCAAACCAGCCACAGGGGGGAGCCACCAACattagcagcagctgcagtccacGCTTGTCCTCTCTGCACGATCATCACACCCCATCCCCTGCTTCAGCTCCTGCCTCCTCAGCACCTAACCCTGAGGTCAGCTGGCCAGGCCGAACGCCGATCTTCTCCGGCAGTCTGAAGAAAGCCAGTGGTGGCAAACCTAAGGACGCGAAGTCGGACTACCTAGATAGAGCCAGTGAGCTCATCAGTTTGGCtgtacagaaagagaaggagcaggACTTCCAGGCAGCTTTTTCCTGCTATCGCAGCGGAGTGGACCTGCTGCTGCAAGGAGTGCAAG GTGAGCCCAGTCCCACACGGCGAgaggcagtgaagaagaagacggCAGAGTATCTGATGCGTGCAGAACAAATATCCAGTCAGCATCTGAGAAGCAACATGGGTCAAGGGTCAACGCAGACAGTG gCTTTGGGGGCGCAGTGCTGCCCGTCCACCAGCAGAGGAGGCCGGCAGAGTCCATCTGAAGAGCTGAGAGCTTACAGAGTGTTGGGGGTCATAGATAAG GTTCTTTTGGTCATGGACAAGAGAACGCAAGAGACGCTCATCCTCAAA GGTCTGAGGAAGAGCAGTGAGTGTGGGTTGACTAAGAGGACAATCATGCCTCACTCTGTACCCCACATGGTGCAGCTGAGGAAGTTTGTCGTCTCAGAGGAcacagttttccttttgttgcaGTATGCTGAAG GTGGGAAGCTTTGGTCTCACATTGGAAAGTACCTTCGTAATTCCAGCCCAGATGAGAGTTTTGACATCCCTTTCATCCAGAAGAGCCACACAACGGCCATACATTCTCCACAACATGCCGTACCACAGCTGGATATGGGTTCTGTCAGTTCTGGTTCTGGGCCGGTACCTTGTTCCGATTCAGTCTCAGGACTGCAGAATGAAGTCAAGAACCTCATCACGTCTCCTCAGAGAAATGTTCTCCCTCCCAGGCTTATTGAACAAATTGGGGCCCAGTCAGATTCTGGAGCCACTTCTGAGGAAGAGTGCACCACCAGTTATTTGACACTTTGCAATGAGTATGAACAAGAGAAAGTAGAACCAGATGcactggaagaggaggaagagaagagtgaACAGGAAATGCTGTCACTGGAAGTGCCCGTTGGGACAACCACCACTTCCTCACGTAGCCGTTCGCTGCTTAGTAACGACAgtctctcctcacctgtcagCTCTCAGGAACTTGGCTTTTTCACAGAGTCGTCCGATAAAAGTGGCCACACCCTTGATAATGAGCAATATCATAATGAGGGACAGGACCACAATGAAGTCTTCAGTCCTTTGCCATCCCCTGCTGTGCCTCTGTCTTTGGATCAGTCCAAGCACACGCCAATGGAGTTTTTCCGTATTGACAGCAAAGACAGCGCAAGCGAGGCGACCTGTCTCGATTTAGGAGAGCAGCGCACATCTCACAAGCAGGTCCCCGTTTTTTCTACATCTGATCTGGGCTCAGATGTCACTGAGGACCTTCCAGAGCTGGCTCAGGAGGTCAAGGGCCACAGTTTGGAGCTTTGGGGGCTGGACTGCAGTGATAAAGGCTCCAATGAGTCGGTGCCAGTCATCTCATTTGAAGAGGCAGTGGTTGAGGATGAGGGTCACCCACCAGACCTTTTGGTCAACCTGCCTGTAATGAGCGGGACTGTACACTGTTTTCAGGAGGAATTGGAGGCTTCAGGAGTGTGTCTGGGCCTTGAGGCCACAGCCTCTCCTCAGAAATTCATCCAGCCTGATGTTTTACAGCTCCATAGCCAGCCTGAGGAAGGGGAAGATGAAATGCTGGAGCAGGAGCTGTCATCTTTGTGTACAGCCTCTGCAACTTGTGACAACAGTGTTGCGTCTTCATCTCCCTTCAACTCTGTGTGGGATGACAGTGGCTTAGTGTTTGGGCAAGAGGCCTCTGACAACATGTTGGTTCACCCTGCATGCCAAAATAATGACCTTCCCATTGACCTTCCAGTTACTAACTCACTTAATGAGAAACTAGAGGCCAGCACAAGAGTAAATACAGACTTGGTTCTGCACCCCAGTGGCAGCAGCACAGGCTCGATCCCATCTGCAAACGGGACTGAGGCCTGTGCAGTCGTTAAGAGTTTATTAGGTCTTGATGGCCAAACATCACAAGATATTAGTAATACAGGTGGCAGCGAATTTGATAAAGAAGTATCACGGCTGTTTGCAGAGCTGGACGAGCTGTCGTTGGCTGCATCCCAAGCTCGCATCCCGGAGGAGTTTGTACGATACTGGGCCGCAGAGATGGTGACAGCCCTGGATTCTCTGCACCAAGAGGGCATCGTCTGTCGAGACCTAAATCCCAACAACATCCTGCTCGATCACCAAG gtCATGTTCAGCTTACCTACTTCTGTAGCTGGAGTGACGTGGAGGAGTCCTGTGACAAAGAGGCCATTGTCAATATGTACTGTGCACCAG
- the rps6kc1 gene encoding ribosomal protein S6 kinase delta-1 isoform X3 encodes MISQRDRGELARFYTVTDPKKHQKGYTVYKVTARIISRKNPEDVQEITVWKRYSDFRKLHQNLWQLHKNVCSQSELFPPFARAKVFGRFDDSVIEERRQCSEDLLQFSANIPALYSSQHIQDFFKGGEVHDGSELIGPAEPFSDFLADSLSDCSSDVQRDISGADDLTITSEYGGPSSDSDLTSLAVDTDSLAGLDDGMASGRTSPNQPQGGATNISSSCSPRLSSLHDHHTPSPASAPASSAPNPEVSWPGRTPIFSGSLKKASGGKPKDAKSDYLDRASELISLAVQKEKEQDFQAAFSCYRSGVDLLLQGVQGEPSPTRREAVKKKTAEYLMRAEQISSQHLRSNMGQGSTQTVALGAQCCPSTSRGGRQSPSEELRAYRVLGVIDKVLLVMDKRTQETLILKGLRKSSECGLTKRTIMPHSVPHMVQLRKFVVSEDTVFLLLQYAEGGKLWSHIGKYLRNSSPDESFDIPFIQKSHTTAIHSPQHAVPQLDMGSVSSGSGPVPCSDSVSGLQNEVKNLITSPQRNVLPPRLIEQIGAQSDSGATSEEECTTSYLTLCNEYEQEKVEPDALEEEEEKSEQEMLSLEVPVGTTTTSSRSRSLLSNDSLSSPVSSQELGFFTESSDKSGHTLDNEQYHNEGQDHNEVFSPLPSPAVPLSLDQSKHTPMEFFRIDSKDSASEATCLDLGEQRTSHKQVPVFSTSDLGSDVTEDLPELAQEVKGHSLELWGLDCSDKGSNESVPVISFEEAVVEDEGHPPDLLVNLPVMSGTVHCFQEELEASGVCLGLEATASPQKFIQPDVLQLHSQPEEGEDEMLEQELSSLCTASATCDNSVASSSPFNSVWDDSGLVFGQEASDNMLVHPACQNNDLPIDLPVTNSLNEKLEASTRVNTDLVLHPSGSSTGSIPSANGTEACAVVKSLLGLDGQTSQDISNTGGSEFDKEVSRLFAELDELSLAASQARIPEEFVRYWAAEMVTALDSLHQEGIVCRDLNPNNILLDHQGHVQLTYFCSWSDVEESCDKEAIVNMYCAPVKGTASKGFTE; translated from the exons ATGATATCGCAGCGGGACAGAGGAGAACTTGCTCGGTTTTATACTGTCACGGATCCTAAGAAGCACCAGAAAGGCTATACTGTGTACAAAGTCACCGCAAGG ATAATCTCCAGGAAGAACCCAGAGGATGTCCAAGAG aTAACAGTATGGAAGAGATACAGTGATTTCCGGAAGCTTCATCAAAACCTCTGGCAGCTGCACAAGAATGTATGTAGCCAGTCGGAGCTGTTTCCTCCCTTTGCCAGGGCCAAAGTGTTTG GTCGTTTTGATGACTCAGTAATTGAGGAAAGAAGACAGTGCTCTGAGGATCTGCTACAGTTTTCAGCCAATATTCCTGCTCTCTATAGTAGTCAGCACATCCAAGATTTTTTCAAG gGAGGTGAGGTCCACGACGGCTCAGAGCTCATTGGACCAGCTGAGCCGTTTTCTGACTTCCTGGCCGACAGTTTATCAGACTGCAGCTCTGACG ttcaAAGAGACATCAGTGGTGCGGATGATTTAACGATCACATCTGAGTATGGAG GCCCGTCCAGTGACAGCGACCTGACCTCTCTGGCTGTGGATACAGACTCTTTGGCTGGATTAGACGATGGCATGGCCTCAGGCCGCACCTCCCCAAACCAGCCACAGGGGGGAGCCACCAACattagcagcagctgcagtccacGCTTGTCCTCTCTGCACGATCATCACACCCCATCCCCTGCTTCAGCTCCTGCCTCCTCAGCACCTAACCCTGAGGTCAGCTGGCCAGGCCGAACGCCGATCTTCTCCGGCAGTCTGAAGAAAGCCAGTGGTGGCAAACCTAAGGACGCGAAGTCGGACTACCTAGATAGAGCCAGTGAGCTCATCAGTTTGGCtgtacagaaagagaaggagcaggACTTCCAGGCAGCTTTTTCCTGCTATCGCAGCGGAGTGGACCTGCTGCTGCAAGGAGTGCAAG GTGAGCCCAGTCCCACACGGCGAgaggcagtgaagaagaagacggCAGAGTATCTGATGCGTGCAGAACAAATATCCAGTCAGCATCTGAGAAGCAACATGGGTCAAGGGTCAACGCAGACAGTG gCTTTGGGGGCGCAGTGCTGCCCGTCCACCAGCAGAGGAGGCCGGCAGAGTCCATCTGAAGAGCTGAGAGCTTACAGAGTGTTGGGGGTCATAGATAAG GTTCTTTTGGTCATGGACAAGAGAACGCAAGAGACGCTCATCCTCAAA GGTCTGAGGAAGAGCAGTGAGTGTGGGTTGACTAAGAGGACAATCATGCCTCACTCTGTACCCCACATGGTGCAGCTGAGGAAGTTTGTCGTCTCAGAGGAcacagttttccttttgttgcaGTATGCTGAAG GTGGGAAGCTTTGGTCTCACATTGGAAAGTACCTTCGTAATTCCAGCCCAGATGAGAGTTTTGACATCCCTTTCATCCAGAAGAGCCACACAACGGCCATACATTCTCCACAACATGCCGTACCACAGCTGGATATGGGTTCTGTCAGTTCTGGTTCTGGGCCGGTACCTTGTTCCGATTCAGTCTCAGGACTGCAGAATGAAGTCAAGAACCTCATCACGTCTCCTCAGAGAAATGTTCTCCCTCCCAGGCTTATTGAACAAATTGGGGCCCAGTCAGATTCTGGAGCCACTTCTGAGGAAGAGTGCACCACCAGTTATTTGACACTTTGCAATGAGTATGAACAAGAGAAAGTAGAACCAGATGcactggaagaggaggaagagaagagtgaACAGGAAATGCTGTCACTGGAAGTGCCCGTTGGGACAACCACCACTTCCTCACGTAGCCGTTCGCTGCTTAGTAACGACAgtctctcctcacctgtcagCTCTCAGGAACTTGGCTTTTTCACAGAGTCGTCCGATAAAAGTGGCCACACCCTTGATAATGAGCAATATCATAATGAGGGACAGGACCACAATGAAGTCTTCAGTCCTTTGCCATCCCCTGCTGTGCCTCTGTCTTTGGATCAGTCCAAGCACACGCCAATGGAGTTTTTCCGTATTGACAGCAAAGACAGCGCAAGCGAGGCGACCTGTCTCGATTTAGGAGAGCAGCGCACATCTCACAAGCAGGTCCCCGTTTTTTCTACATCTGATCTGGGCTCAGATGTCACTGAGGACCTTCCAGAGCTGGCTCAGGAGGTCAAGGGCCACAGTTTGGAGCTTTGGGGGCTGGACTGCAGTGATAAAGGCTCCAATGAGTCGGTGCCAGTCATCTCATTTGAAGAGGCAGTGGTTGAGGATGAGGGTCACCCACCAGACCTTTTGGTCAACCTGCCTGTAATGAGCGGGACTGTACACTGTTTTCAGGAGGAATTGGAGGCTTCAGGAGTGTGTCTGGGCCTTGAGGCCACAGCCTCTCCTCAGAAATTCATCCAGCCTGATGTTTTACAGCTCCATAGCCAGCCTGAGGAAGGGGAAGATGAAATGCTGGAGCAGGAGCTGTCATCTTTGTGTACAGCCTCTGCAACTTGTGACAACAGTGTTGCGTCTTCATCTCCCTTCAACTCTGTGTGGGATGACAGTGGCTTAGTGTTTGGGCAAGAGGCCTCTGACAACATGTTGGTTCACCCTGCATGCCAAAATAATGACCTTCCCATTGACCTTCCAGTTACTAACTCACTTAATGAGAAACTAGAGGCCAGCACAAGAGTAAATACAGACTTGGTTCTGCACCCCAGTGGCAGCAGCACAGGCTCGATCCCATCTGCAAACGGGACTGAGGCCTGTGCAGTCGTTAAGAGTTTATTAGGTCTTGATGGCCAAACATCACAAGATATTAGTAATACAGGTGGCAGCGAATTTGATAAAGAAGTATCACGGCTGTTTGCAGAGCTGGACGAGCTGTCGTTGGCTGCATCCCAAGCTCGCATCCCGGAGGAGTTTGTACGATACTGGGCCGCAGAGATGGTGACAGCCCTGGATTCTCTGCACCAAGAGGGCATCGTCTGTCGAGACCTAAATCCCAACAACATCCTGCTCGATCACCAAG gtCATGTTCAGCTTACCTACTTCTGTAGCTGGAGTGACGTGGAGGAGTCCTGTGACAAAGAGGCCATTGTCAATATGTACTGTGCACCAG TTAAAGGAACCGCATCTAAAGGATTCACAGAATAA
- the rps6kc1 gene encoding ribosomal protein S6 kinase delta-1 isoform X1, with translation MISQRDRGELARFYTVTDPKKHQKGYTVYKVTARIISRKNPEDVQEITVWKRYSDFRKLHQNLWQLHKNVCSQSELFPPFARAKVFGRFDDSVIEERRQCSEDLLQFSANIPALYSSQHIQDFFKGGEVHDGSELIGPAEPFSDFLADSLSDCSSDVQRDISGADDLTITSEYGGPSSDSDLTSLAVDTDSLAGLDDGMASGRTSPNQPQGGATNISSSCSPRLSSLHDHHTPSPASAPASSAPNPEVSWPGRTPIFSGSLKKASGGKPKDAKSDYLDRASELISLAVQKEKEQDFQAAFSCYRSGVDLLLQGVQGEPSPTRREAVKKKTAEYLMRAEQISSQHLRSNMGQGSTQTVALGAQCCPSTSRGGRQSPSEELRAYRVLGVIDKVLLVMDKRTQETLILKGLRKSSECGLTKRTIMPHSVPHMVQLRKFVVSEDTVFLLLQYAEGGKLWSHIGKYLRNSSPDESFDIPFIQKSHTTAIHSPQHAVPQLDMGSVSSGSGPVPCSDSVSGLQNEVKNLITSPQRNVLPPRLIEQIGAQSDSGATSEEECTTSYLTLCNEYEQEKVEPDALEEEEEKSEQEMLSLEVPVGTTTTSSRSRSLLSNDSLSSPVSSQELGFFTESSDKSGHTLDNEQYHNEGQDHNEVFSPLPSPAVPLSLDQSKHTPMEFFRIDSKDSASEATCLDLGEQRTSHKQVPVFSTSDLGSDVTEDLPELAQEVKGHSLELWGLDCSDKGSNESVPVISFEEAVVEDEGHPPDLLVNLPVMSGTVHCFQEELEASGVCLGLEATASPQKFIQPDVLQLHSQPEEGEDEMLEQELSSLCTASATCDNSVASSSPFNSVWDDSGLVFGQEASDNMLVHPACQNNDLPIDLPVTNSLNEKLEASTRVNTDLVLHPSGSSTGSIPSANGTEACAVVKSLLGLDGQTSQDISNTGGSEFDKEVSRLFAELDELSLAASQARIPEEFVRYWAAEMVTALDSLHQEGIVCRDLNPNNILLDHQGHVQLTYFCSWSDVEESCDKEAIVNMYCAPEVGGISEETTACDWWSLGAILFELLTGMSLLRCHPAGIGRHTALNIPECVSEEARSLLEQLLQYNPMERLGAGVGGVDDIKSHPFFVSVVWPK, from the exons ATGATATCGCAGCGGGACAGAGGAGAACTTGCTCGGTTTTATACTGTCACGGATCCTAAGAAGCACCAGAAAGGCTATACTGTGTACAAAGTCACCGCAAGG ATAATCTCCAGGAAGAACCCAGAGGATGTCCAAGAG aTAACAGTATGGAAGAGATACAGTGATTTCCGGAAGCTTCATCAAAACCTCTGGCAGCTGCACAAGAATGTATGTAGCCAGTCGGAGCTGTTTCCTCCCTTTGCCAGGGCCAAAGTGTTTG GTCGTTTTGATGACTCAGTAATTGAGGAAAGAAGACAGTGCTCTGAGGATCTGCTACAGTTTTCAGCCAATATTCCTGCTCTCTATAGTAGTCAGCACATCCAAGATTTTTTCAAG gGAGGTGAGGTCCACGACGGCTCAGAGCTCATTGGACCAGCTGAGCCGTTTTCTGACTTCCTGGCCGACAGTTTATCAGACTGCAGCTCTGACG ttcaAAGAGACATCAGTGGTGCGGATGATTTAACGATCACATCTGAGTATGGAG GCCCGTCCAGTGACAGCGACCTGACCTCTCTGGCTGTGGATACAGACTCTTTGGCTGGATTAGACGATGGCATGGCCTCAGGCCGCACCTCCCCAAACCAGCCACAGGGGGGAGCCACCAACattagcagcagctgcagtccacGCTTGTCCTCTCTGCACGATCATCACACCCCATCCCCTGCTTCAGCTCCTGCCTCCTCAGCACCTAACCCTGAGGTCAGCTGGCCAGGCCGAACGCCGATCTTCTCCGGCAGTCTGAAGAAAGCCAGTGGTGGCAAACCTAAGGACGCGAAGTCGGACTACCTAGATAGAGCCAGTGAGCTCATCAGTTTGGCtgtacagaaagagaaggagcaggACTTCCAGGCAGCTTTTTCCTGCTATCGCAGCGGAGTGGACCTGCTGCTGCAAGGAGTGCAAG GTGAGCCCAGTCCCACACGGCGAgaggcagtgaagaagaagacggCAGAGTATCTGATGCGTGCAGAACAAATATCCAGTCAGCATCTGAGAAGCAACATGGGTCAAGGGTCAACGCAGACAGTG gCTTTGGGGGCGCAGTGCTGCCCGTCCACCAGCAGAGGAGGCCGGCAGAGTCCATCTGAAGAGCTGAGAGCTTACAGAGTGTTGGGGGTCATAGATAAG GTTCTTTTGGTCATGGACAAGAGAACGCAAGAGACGCTCATCCTCAAA GGTCTGAGGAAGAGCAGTGAGTGTGGGTTGACTAAGAGGACAATCATGCCTCACTCTGTACCCCACATGGTGCAGCTGAGGAAGTTTGTCGTCTCAGAGGAcacagttttccttttgttgcaGTATGCTGAAG GTGGGAAGCTTTGGTCTCACATTGGAAAGTACCTTCGTAATTCCAGCCCAGATGAGAGTTTTGACATCCCTTTCATCCAGAAGAGCCACACAACGGCCATACATTCTCCACAACATGCCGTACCACAGCTGGATATGGGTTCTGTCAGTTCTGGTTCTGGGCCGGTACCTTGTTCCGATTCAGTCTCAGGACTGCAGAATGAAGTCAAGAACCTCATCACGTCTCCTCAGAGAAATGTTCTCCCTCCCAGGCTTATTGAACAAATTGGGGCCCAGTCAGATTCTGGAGCCACTTCTGAGGAAGAGTGCACCACCAGTTATTTGACACTTTGCAATGAGTATGAACAAGAGAAAGTAGAACCAGATGcactggaagaggaggaagagaagagtgaACAGGAAATGCTGTCACTGGAAGTGCCCGTTGGGACAACCACCACTTCCTCACGTAGCCGTTCGCTGCTTAGTAACGACAgtctctcctcacctgtcagCTCTCAGGAACTTGGCTTTTTCACAGAGTCGTCCGATAAAAGTGGCCACACCCTTGATAATGAGCAATATCATAATGAGGGACAGGACCACAATGAAGTCTTCAGTCCTTTGCCATCCCCTGCTGTGCCTCTGTCTTTGGATCAGTCCAAGCACACGCCAATGGAGTTTTTCCGTATTGACAGCAAAGACAGCGCAAGCGAGGCGACCTGTCTCGATTTAGGAGAGCAGCGCACATCTCACAAGCAGGTCCCCGTTTTTTCTACATCTGATCTGGGCTCAGATGTCACTGAGGACCTTCCAGAGCTGGCTCAGGAGGTCAAGGGCCACAGTTTGGAGCTTTGGGGGCTGGACTGCAGTGATAAAGGCTCCAATGAGTCGGTGCCAGTCATCTCATTTGAAGAGGCAGTGGTTGAGGATGAGGGTCACCCACCAGACCTTTTGGTCAACCTGCCTGTAATGAGCGGGACTGTACACTGTTTTCAGGAGGAATTGGAGGCTTCAGGAGTGTGTCTGGGCCTTGAGGCCACAGCCTCTCCTCAGAAATTCATCCAGCCTGATGTTTTACAGCTCCATAGCCAGCCTGAGGAAGGGGAAGATGAAATGCTGGAGCAGGAGCTGTCATCTTTGTGTACAGCCTCTGCAACTTGTGACAACAGTGTTGCGTCTTCATCTCCCTTCAACTCTGTGTGGGATGACAGTGGCTTAGTGTTTGGGCAAGAGGCCTCTGACAACATGTTGGTTCACCCTGCATGCCAAAATAATGACCTTCCCATTGACCTTCCAGTTACTAACTCACTTAATGAGAAACTAGAGGCCAGCACAAGAGTAAATACAGACTTGGTTCTGCACCCCAGTGGCAGCAGCACAGGCTCGATCCCATCTGCAAACGGGACTGAGGCCTGTGCAGTCGTTAAGAGTTTATTAGGTCTTGATGGCCAAACATCACAAGATATTAGTAATACAGGTGGCAGCGAATTTGATAAAGAAGTATCACGGCTGTTTGCAGAGCTGGACGAGCTGTCGTTGGCTGCATCCCAAGCTCGCATCCCGGAGGAGTTTGTACGATACTGGGCCGCAGAGATGGTGACAGCCCTGGATTCTCTGCACCAAGAGGGCATCGTCTGTCGAGACCTAAATCCCAACAACATCCTGCTCGATCACCAAG gtCATGTTCAGCTTACCTACTTCTGTAGCTGGAGTGACGTGGAGGAGTCCTGTGACAAAGAGGCCATTGTCAATATGTACTGTGCACCAG